One window of Opisthocomus hoazin isolate bOpiHoa1 chromosome 15, bOpiHoa1.hap1, whole genome shotgun sequence genomic DNA carries:
- the HS3ST2 gene encoding heparan sulfate glucosamine 3-O-sulfotransferase 2 has product MARRAPSGRAPAAAPAPSRRLARRVLVLFTLSLSCSYLCYSLLCCCGGPAAPRARCAPARAAAAAKKLLQKSRPCGRPPAPPPAEPPGSAAPARRPPQPPAPPGPARPGAKRLPQAIVVGVKKGGTRAVLEFIRVHPDVRALGTEPHFFDRNYDRGLEWYRSLMPRTLDSQITVEKTPSYFVTKEAPRRIFNMSRDTKLIVVVRNPVTRAISDYTQTLSKKPDIPTFEGLSFRNRSLGLVDTSWNAIRIGMYAVHLESWLQYFPLSQIHFVSGEKLITDPAGEMGKVQDFLGIKRVITDKHFYFNKTKGFPCLKKSESSGLPRCLGKSKGRTHVQIDPEVIEQLRDFYRPYNIKFYETVGQDFRWE; this is encoded by the exons ATGGCGCGTAGGGCGCCGAGCGGGCGGGCCCCGGCCGCGGCTccggcgccgtcccggcggctggCGCGGAGGGTGCTCGTGCTCTTCACGCTGTCGCTGTCCTGCTCCTACCTCTGCTAcagcctcctctgctgctgcggcggccccgccgcgccccgcgcccgctgcgcgcccgcccgcgccgccgccgccgccaagaAACTTCTGCAGAAGTCGCGGCCGTGCGGgcggccccccgcacccccccctgccgagccccccggcagcgccgcgcccgcccgccgcccgccgcagccccccgccccgccggggccggcccgCCCGGGGGCCAAGCgcctgccgcaggccatcgtggTGGGCGTCAAGAAGGGCGGGACCCGCGCCGTGCTGGAGTTCATCCGCGTGCACCCCGACGTGCGCGCGCTCGGCACCGAGCCCCACTTCTTCGACCGCAACTACGACCGCGGGCTGGAGTGGTACAG GAGCCTGATGCCGCGGACGCTCGACAGCCAGATCACTGTGGAGAAGACCCCCAGCTACTTCGTCACCAAGGAGGCACCGCGACGGATCTTCAACATGTCTCGGGACACGAAGCTGATCGTGGTGGTGAGGAACCCAGTCACCCGGGCCATCTCGGACTACACGCAAACGCTCTCCAAGAAGCCGGACATCCCCACCTTCGAGGGGCTGTCCTTCCGCAACCGCAGCCTGGGGCTGGTGGACACCTCCTGGAACGCCATCCGCATCGGGATGTATGCCGTGCACCTGGAGAGCTGGCTCCAGTACTTCCCCCTCTCCCAGATCCACTTTGTCAGTGGGGAGAAGCTGATCACGGACCCAGCCGGGGAGATGGGCaaagtccaggacttcctgggcATCAAACGGGTTATCACGGACAAGCACTTCTACTTCAACAAGACGAAAGGTTTTCCTTGCCTGAAAAAGTCGGAGAGCAGTGGCTTGCCTCGCTGCCTGGGCAAGTCCAAAGGCAGGACTCACGTGCAGATAGACCCCGAGGTGATCGAGCAGCTTCGGGACTTTTATAGACCTTATAATATCAAATTCTATGAAACTGTCgggcaggacttcaggtgggaaTAA